Proteins found in one Mustela lutreola isolate mMusLut2 chromosome 12, mMusLut2.pri, whole genome shotgun sequence genomic segment:
- the HEMGN gene encoding hemogen isoform X3 yields MDLGKDQSRLKRRQTPNPRQEENHVPEVTGTWNLRNREQLRKRKAEAQEKQNLQWHVGEKKCKRPRTGKGNKRGRKRRQSTELKGEPQSQFKKDTMEKALVPTEKETEPPKSITEVLSLLASPKKVMPETQFSAVDQENIHQDHSSELQETVVQNHPSETCQDVAEPEALSPTMNQEMAVIQGHYSIMCPDTAELEDLSPTTCQEMAVIQGHSSIMCPDTAEPEDFTSTMCQETAVLQNHPSRMCPDMAEPKALSSTMCQETTVVKVLPSKTSEDIADLEACSPEAFSKPDMPKGYALETYQKRGEPEEYNSEPEQGMAEIESFFPKTQEIAVPKDLSTKTHQETVEPEHFSHETYKEIAVPKAFSHNTTQEVPALEEYPPEIYHETPVPEEGSPEIYQKTPGPEDGSPEIYQETPAPEEGSPEIYQETPRPEEGSPEICQETPGPEDYSPEIYQETPGPEDLSTKAYKNKDLPKECFPEPHQETEMREKPKAEEPEIPAIANVPQEIHPENDVFSYVLF; encoded by the exons ATGGATTTGGGAAAGGACCAATCTCGCTTAAAACGCCGTCAGACACCTAATCCTCGTCAAGAAGAGAATCATGTTCCAG AAGTCACTGGAACTTGGAATTTGCGAAACAGAGAGCAACTCAGAAAAAGGAAAGCTGAAGCACAAGAGAAGCAAAATTTGCAGTGGCATGTTGG AGAGAAAAAATGCAAGCGGCCAAggacaggaaaaggaaacaaaagaggaagaaagagacgaCAAAGTACAGAACTAAAGGGGGAACCTCagtcacaatttaaaaaagacacaatGGAGAAAGCACTGGTACCTACGGAGAAAGAAACTGAACCACCTAAGAGTATAACTGAAGTGTTGTCTCTGCTAGCCTCTCCCAAAAAAGTTATGCCTGAGACACAATTTTCTGCAGTGGATCAAGAAAACATACATCAGGATCATTCTTCTGAGTTACAAGAAACAGTTGTACAAAACCACCCTTCTGAAACATGCCAAGATGTGGCTGAACCTGAAGCCCTCTCTCCTACAATGAACCAGGAAATGGCCGTGATTCAAGGCCATTATTCCATAATGTGCCCTGATACAGCTGAACTTGAAGACCTCTCTCCTACAACGTGCCAAGAAATGGCCGTGATTCAAGGCCATTCTTCCATAATGTGCCCTGATACAGCTGAACCTGAAGATTTCACTTCTACAATGTGCCAGGAAACAGCTGTACTTCAAAACCATCCTTCCAGAATGTGCCCTGATATGGCTGAACCTAAAGCCCTCTCCTCTACAATGTGCCAAGAAACAACTGTAGTCAAAGTCCTTCCTTCTAAAACATCTGAAGACATAGCTGACTTGGAAGCATGCTCCCCTGAAGCATTCTCCAAACCAGATATGCCTAAAGGGTATGCTCTTGAAACATACCAAAAGAGAGGTGAACCTGAGGAATACAATTCTGAACCAGAACAAGGAATGGCTGAGATTGAAAGCTTCTTTCCTAAGACACAAGAAATAGCTGTGCCTAAAGACCTTTCTACAAAGACACACCAAGAAACAGTTGAACCTGAACACTTCTCTCAtgaaacatataaagaaattGCTGTGCCTAAAGCATTCTCTCATAACACAACCCAAGAAGTGCCTGCTCTTGAGGAATATCCTCCTGAAATATACCATGAAACACCTGTGCCTGAGGAAGGCTCACCTGAAATATACCAAAAAACACCTGGGCCTGAGGATGGCTCACCTGAAATATACCAAGAAACACCTGCGCCTGAGGAAGGCTCACCTGAAATATACCAAGAAACACCTAGGCCTGAGGAAGGCTCACCTGAAATATGCCAAGAAACACCTGGGCCTGAAGACTATTCACCTGAAATATACCAAGAAACACCTGGGCCTGAAGATCTTTCTACTAAGGCATATAAAAATAAGGATCTGCCCAAAGAATGCTTTCCAGAACCACATCAAGAAACAG
- the HEMGN gene encoding hemogen isoform X2 — protein MFQKSLELGICETESNSEKGKLKHKRSKICSGMLGIKKCKRPRTGKGNKRGRKRRQSTELKGEPQSQFKKDTMEKALVPTEKETEPPKSITEVLSLLASPKKVMPETQFSAVDQENIHQDHSSELQETVVQNHPSETCQDVAEPEALSPTMNQEMAVIQGHYSIMCPDTAELEDLSPTTCQEMAVIQGHSSIMCPDTAEPEDFTSTMCQETAVLQNHPSRMCPDMAEPKALSSTMCQETTVVKVLPSKTSEDIADLEACSPEAFSKPDMPKGYALETYQKRGEPEEYNSEPEQGMAEIESFFPKTQEIAVPKDLSTKTHQETVEPEHFSHETYKEIAVPKAFSHNTTQEVPALEEYPPEIYHETPVPEEGSPEIYQKTPGPEDGSPEIYQETPAPEEGSPEIYQETPRPEEGSPEICQETPGPEDYSPEIYQETPGPEDLSTKAYKNKDLPKECFPEPHQETGGPQGQDPKAHQEDAKDVYTFPREMREKPKAEEPEIPAIANVPQEIHPENDVFSYVLF, from the exons ATGTTCCAG AAGTCACTGGAACTTGGAATTTGCGAAACAGAGAGCAACTCAGAAAAAGGAAAGCTGAAGCACAAGAGAAGCAAAATTTGCAGTGGCATGTTGGGTATA AAAAAATGCAAGCGGCCAAggacaggaaaaggaaacaaaagaggaagaaagagacgaCAAAGTACAGAACTAAAGGGGGAACCTCagtcacaatttaaaaaagacacaatGGAGAAAGCACTGGTACCTACGGAGAAAGAAACTGAACCACCTAAGAGTATAACTGAAGTGTTGTCTCTGCTAGCCTCTCCCAAAAAAGTTATGCCTGAGACACAATTTTCTGCAGTGGATCAAGAAAACATACATCAGGATCATTCTTCTGAGTTACAAGAAACAGTTGTACAAAACCACCCTTCTGAAACATGCCAAGATGTGGCTGAACCTGAAGCCCTCTCTCCTACAATGAACCAGGAAATGGCCGTGATTCAAGGCCATTATTCCATAATGTGCCCTGATACAGCTGAACTTGAAGACCTCTCTCCTACAACGTGCCAAGAAATGGCCGTGATTCAAGGCCATTCTTCCATAATGTGCCCTGATACAGCTGAACCTGAAGATTTCACTTCTACAATGTGCCAGGAAACAGCTGTACTTCAAAACCATCCTTCCAGAATGTGCCCTGATATGGCTGAACCTAAAGCCCTCTCCTCTACAATGTGCCAAGAAACAACTGTAGTCAAAGTCCTTCCTTCTAAAACATCTGAAGACATAGCTGACTTGGAAGCATGCTCCCCTGAAGCATTCTCCAAACCAGATATGCCTAAAGGGTATGCTCTTGAAACATACCAAAAGAGAGGTGAACCTGAGGAATACAATTCTGAACCAGAACAAGGAATGGCTGAGATTGAAAGCTTCTTTCCTAAGACACAAGAAATAGCTGTGCCTAAAGACCTTTCTACAAAGACACACCAAGAAACAGTTGAACCTGAACACTTCTCTCAtgaaacatataaagaaattGCTGTGCCTAAAGCATTCTCTCATAACACAACCCAAGAAGTGCCTGCTCTTGAGGAATATCCTCCTGAAATATACCATGAAACACCTGTGCCTGAGGAAGGCTCACCTGAAATATACCAAAAAACACCTGGGCCTGAGGATGGCTCACCTGAAATATACCAAGAAACACCTGCGCCTGAGGAAGGCTCACCTGAAATATACCAAGAAACACCTAGGCCTGAGGAAGGCTCACCTGAAATATGCCAAGAAACACCTGGGCCTGAAGACTATTCACCTGAAATATACCAAGAAACACCTGGGCCTGAAGATCTTTCTACTAAGGCATATAAAAATAAGGATCTGCCCAAAGAATGCTTTCCAGAACCACATCAAGAAACAGGTGGGCCCCAAGGCCAGGATCCTAAAGCACACCAGGAGGATGCTAAGGATGTTTATACTTTTCCTCGAG
- the HEMGN gene encoding hemogen isoform X1, with protein MDLGKDQSRLKRRQTPNPRQEENHVPEVTGTWNLRNREQLRKRKAEAQEKQNLQWHVGEKKCKRPRTGKGNKRGRKRRQSTELKGEPQSQFKKDTMEKALVPTEKETEPPKSITEVLSLLASPKKVMPETQFSAVDQENIHQDHSSELQETVVQNHPSETCQDVAEPEALSPTMNQEMAVIQGHYSIMCPDTAELEDLSPTTCQEMAVIQGHSSIMCPDTAEPEDFTSTMCQETAVLQNHPSRMCPDMAEPKALSSTMCQETTVVKVLPSKTSEDIADLEACSPEAFSKPDMPKGYALETYQKRGEPEEYNSEPEQGMAEIESFFPKTQEIAVPKDLSTKTHQETVEPEHFSHETYKEIAVPKAFSHNTTQEVPALEEYPPEIYHETPVPEEGSPEIYQKTPGPEDGSPEIYQETPAPEEGSPEIYQETPRPEEGSPEICQETPGPEDYSPEIYQETPGPEDLSTKAYKNKDLPKECFPEPHQETGGPQGQDPKAHQEDAKDVYTFPREMREKPKAEEPEIPAIANVPQEIHPENDVFSYVLF; from the exons ATGGATTTGGGAAAGGACCAATCTCGCTTAAAACGCCGTCAGACACCTAATCCTCGTCAAGAAGAGAATCATGTTCCAG AAGTCACTGGAACTTGGAATTTGCGAAACAGAGAGCAACTCAGAAAAAGGAAAGCTGAAGCACAAGAGAAGCAAAATTTGCAGTGGCATGTTGG AGAGAAAAAATGCAAGCGGCCAAggacaggaaaaggaaacaaaagaggaagaaagagacgaCAAAGTACAGAACTAAAGGGGGAACCTCagtcacaatttaaaaaagacacaatGGAGAAAGCACTGGTACCTACGGAGAAAGAAACTGAACCACCTAAGAGTATAACTGAAGTGTTGTCTCTGCTAGCCTCTCCCAAAAAAGTTATGCCTGAGACACAATTTTCTGCAGTGGATCAAGAAAACATACATCAGGATCATTCTTCTGAGTTACAAGAAACAGTTGTACAAAACCACCCTTCTGAAACATGCCAAGATGTGGCTGAACCTGAAGCCCTCTCTCCTACAATGAACCAGGAAATGGCCGTGATTCAAGGCCATTATTCCATAATGTGCCCTGATACAGCTGAACTTGAAGACCTCTCTCCTACAACGTGCCAAGAAATGGCCGTGATTCAAGGCCATTCTTCCATAATGTGCCCTGATACAGCTGAACCTGAAGATTTCACTTCTACAATGTGCCAGGAAACAGCTGTACTTCAAAACCATCCTTCCAGAATGTGCCCTGATATGGCTGAACCTAAAGCCCTCTCCTCTACAATGTGCCAAGAAACAACTGTAGTCAAAGTCCTTCCTTCTAAAACATCTGAAGACATAGCTGACTTGGAAGCATGCTCCCCTGAAGCATTCTCCAAACCAGATATGCCTAAAGGGTATGCTCTTGAAACATACCAAAAGAGAGGTGAACCTGAGGAATACAATTCTGAACCAGAACAAGGAATGGCTGAGATTGAAAGCTTCTTTCCTAAGACACAAGAAATAGCTGTGCCTAAAGACCTTTCTACAAAGACACACCAAGAAACAGTTGAACCTGAACACTTCTCTCAtgaaacatataaagaaattGCTGTGCCTAAAGCATTCTCTCATAACACAACCCAAGAAGTGCCTGCTCTTGAGGAATATCCTCCTGAAATATACCATGAAACACCTGTGCCTGAGGAAGGCTCACCTGAAATATACCAAAAAACACCTGGGCCTGAGGATGGCTCACCTGAAATATACCAAGAAACACCTGCGCCTGAGGAAGGCTCACCTGAAATATACCAAGAAACACCTAGGCCTGAGGAAGGCTCACCTGAAATATGCCAAGAAACACCTGGGCCTGAAGACTATTCACCTGAAATATACCAAGAAACACCTGGGCCTGAAGATCTTTCTACTAAGGCATATAAAAATAAGGATCTGCCCAAAGAATGCTTTCCAGAACCACATCAAGAAACAGGTGGGCCCCAAGGCCAGGATCCTAAAGCACACCAGGAGGATGCTAAGGATGTTTATACTTTTCCTCGAG